In Mustela lutreola isolate mMusLut2 chromosome 1, mMusLut2.pri, whole genome shotgun sequence, one genomic interval encodes:
- the LOC131821734 gene encoding olfactory receptor 52K1-like: MILSNNSHHFPHTFFLAGIPGLTAAHIWISVPFCFMFFLAVTGNFVLLFLIRTERSLHQPMFFFLAMLSFVDLVLSLSTLPKMLAIFWFGATAISSHSCLFQMFFIHAFSAMESGVLVAMAMDRFVAICNPLHYATILTPVVVAKIGGLVMLRGVGLTISFPSLARQLPYCGSHTIAYTYCEHMAVVKLACGATTVDNLYAFAVAIFLGVGDVAFIAYSYGKIVRTVIHFPSPEARAKAGSTCTAHVCVILFFYGPGFLSVVMQRFGPPTASAAKVILANLYLLFPPALDPIVYGVKTKQIRELLFKMLRPKQIDPT, encoded by the coding sequence ATGATTCTTTCCAATAATTCTCATCACTTCCCACATACTTTCTTCTTGGCTGGCATACCAGGACTGACTGCTGCCCACATTTGGATCTCAGTTCCCTTTTGCTTCATGTTCTTCCTGGCAGTGACTGGGAATTTTGTCCTGCTTTTTCTTATCCGGACCGAGCGCAGCCTTCACCagcccatgtttttctttcttgccatGCTTTCCTTTGTTGAcctggttctctccctctccactctgcCCAAGATGCTGGCCATCTTCTGGTTTGGTGCTACAGCTATCAGCTCCCACTCCTGTCTTTTTCAGATGTTTTTCATCCATGCATTCTCTGCTATGGAGTCAGGAGTGCTGGTGGCCATGGCCATGGACCGTTTtgtggccatctgtaacccacTACATTATGCAACCATTCTTACCCCAGTTGTTGTTGCTAAGATTGGAGGCCTGGTGATGCTGCGAGGTGTGGGATTGACCATCTCCTTTCCAAGCTTGGCCCGTCAGCTGCCCTACTGTGGCTCTCACACAATTGCCTATACCTATTGTGAGCATATGGCAGTAGTAAAGTTGGCCTGTGGGGCCACCACTGTGGATAACCTCTATGCCTTTGCTGTAGCAATCTTCCTTGGTGTGGGGGATGTGGCCTTTATTGCTTACTCCTATGGGAAGATCGTGAGGACTGTGATTCATTTTCCTTCACCTGAGGCACGTGCTAAAGCCGGCAGCACATGTACAGCTCATGTCTGTGTCATCCTCTTTTTCTATGGCCCAGGCTTTCTTTCTGTGGTCATGCAGCGCTTTGGGCCACCCACAGCCTCTGCCGCTAAGGTCATCCTTGCCAATCTCTACTTGCTCTTTCCCCCTGCACTAGACCCCATTGTCTATGGAGTCAAGACCAAACAGATCCGGGAGCTACTGTTTAAAATGCTAAGGCCCAAACAGATTGACCCCACATGA